The Brassica oleracea var. oleracea cultivar TO1000 chromosome C6, BOL, whole genome shotgun sequence genome includes a region encoding these proteins:
- the LOC106296851 gene encoding uncharacterized protein LOC106296851, protein MTGELTETVDKTATCSAITEKRPNRLGGCVGVFFQLFDWNRRLAKRKLFSRKSLLPGKQGSKRFGRDEKMLKSKLNLIDDENRGGFPNRGEVMELKKHDMRPPSLVARLMGLDSIPSNHRDKGKKKKKKPSHQIQDNNKCGLFGEEEEEEEEDNGIDKSRPQKMQRTTAGVCDRRGVMVKKFGSEALQIKNVLTRKYNSHHQHQKLASPPVRSPRLHNRRNSRLIDAAARILEPGKRNAKHAIVYPGSSGVRRLNNVGKEPVVSPEFQHGYNSSNSVASCKACGSFVDVHGSSHVAEEEIGNNMACVAKPTPFERSKRNVFWRNQEPSISVASGKGRDFTDPMEKKAPHPARFPLVAQSHTFQSKRGCSSSPVNAINCKEKDFVAMSRASISRNHHHSKARFENSDLNVQRKSYTRVEESSNRSGLSTPGRKRRLACVSGQVQGSSSMSPLDGESTCSNGSPHRNYSQRCRETKGVPSQMGESNPRTTLDAGTVGLIQQKLKEFASQEEDEAIIGSEFPNKQASLILHELLSSIAHQQPYAETAYRRKGKTEMWSAIGNANSDYTSPGSVLDASFSNESCFSNSFDTNSVPGQMRLPLDPVEPDWDVLESSGNYQAITSLISHVSNVLRCLSNTGLISTQQRFTNAREVIIHTELSVGTTSTTQDNYLIGPELFDELMIYAARSDNLVNLTGVTGGFLVDAMIEHLEERNTSCGLKPSSSADASLLIRGVLEEVPKWAALARIDTDEVIEIEMENWMKLETHTLGVGSEIAYEILKCLVGELAMDLF, encoded by the exons ATGACGGGAGAGTTAACGGAGACGGTGGATAAAACGGCGACGTGCTCGGCCATAACAGAGAAACGGCCAAATAGGTTAGGCGGTTGCGTCGGTGTTTTCTTCCAGCTCTTTGATTGGAACCGACGTCTTGCTAAAAGGAAGCTCTTTTCTCGCAAATCACTTCTCCCTG GGAAACAAGGTTCAAAGAGGTTTGGTAGGGACGAGAAAATGCTCAAATCTAAGCTTAATCTG ATTGATGATGAGAACAGAGGAGGTTTCCCTAATCGAGGTGAAGTTATGGAGCTTAAGAAGCATGATATGAGACCTCCTAGTTTGGTAGCACGTTTAATGGGGCTTGACTCAATACCATCTAACCACAGAGACAAAGGGAAGAAGAAGAAGAAGAAACCATCACATCAGATTCAGGACAACAACAAGTGTGGTTTGTTTGGTGAGGAAGAAGAAGAAGAAGAAGAAGATAATGGTATTGATAAGTCAAGGCCACAGAAGATGCAGAGAACAACAGCAGGTGTGTGTGATAGGCGTGGTGTTATGGTGAAGAAGTTTGGATCAGAAGCATTGCAGATTAAGAACGTTTTGACCCGAAAGTACAATAGCCATCATCAGCATCAGAAACTGGCTTCTCCTCCTGTTAGAAGCCCCAGGCTTCATAATAGACGCAACTCTAGGTTGATCGATGCTGCTGCTAGGATTCTGGAACCGGGAAAGAGAAATGCGAAACACGCTATTGTGTATCCAGGTTCGTCAGGCGTTAGAAGGCTCAATAATGTTGGGAAAGAGCCAGTTGTTTCACCCGAGTTTCAACATGGTTATAATAGCAGCAATAGTGTTGCTTCTTGCAAAGCTTGTGGTAGCTTTGTTGATGTTCACGGTTCTAGTCACGTAGCTGAAGAAGAGATTGGAAACAACATGGCGTGTGTTGCTAAACCAACGCCTTTTGAAAGGAGTAAAAGAAATGTGTTTTGGAGAAATCAAGAACCATCTATTTCTGTAGCCTCTGGTAAAGGTAGAGACTTCACAGATCCAATGGAGAAGAAGGCTCCACATCCTGCAAGGTTTCCTTTGGTAGCTCAATCTCACACCTTTCAGAGCAAAAGAGGTTGTTCTTCGTCACCTGTAAATGCAATCAACTGTAAAGAGAAGGACTTTGTTGCCATGAGTAGAGCTTCAATTAGCAGGAATCATCATCACTCCAAGGCTAGATTTGAGAACTCTGATTTGAATGTACAGAGAAAATCTTACACTAGAGTCGAGGAATCTTCTAATAGATCAGGGTTAAGCACTCCAGGAAGGAAGAGAAGGTTAGCTTGTGTAAGTGGTCAAGTACAAGGAAGTAGCTCTATGAGTCCATTAGATGGTGAAAGCACTTGTAGTAATGGTTCCCCTCATAGAAACTATAGCCAACGCTGTAGAGAAACCAAAGGTGTTCCAAGTCAGATGGGTGAAAGTAACCCAAGAACAACACTTGATGCTGGTACTGTGGGTTTGATTCAGCAAAAGCTTAAAGAGTTTGCTTCACAAGAAGAAGATGAAGCCATAATAGGAAGTGAATTTCCCAATAAACAAGCATCTTTGATTCTCCATGAGTTGCTATCTTCAATAGCACACCAGCAGCCGTATGCAGAAACAGCTTATCGG AGGAAAGGCAAAACAGAGATGTGGAGTGCTATTGGAAATGCAAACAGTGATTACACTAGCCCTGGCTCTGTACTGGATGCATCTTTCTCTAACGAGAGTTGCTTTTCAAATAGCTTTGACACTAACTCAG TTCCAGGACAGATGAGGCTGCCTCTAGACCCTGTAGAACCCGATTGGGACGTTCTTGAAAGCAGTGGTAATTATCAAGCGATCACCAGTCTTATCAGCCATGTCTCTAACGTCCTGAGGTGTTTAAGCAACACTGGTCTCATATCAACACAGCAGAGATTCACCAACGCAAGAGAAGTCATAATCCACACCGAACTTTCAGTTGGTACTACTTCTACTACACAAGACAACTACCTCATCGGACCAGAACTCTTCGACGAACTCATGATATACGCCGCTCGTTCTGATAACCTTGTGAATCTCACTGGAGTAACCGGAGGGTTCCTTGTCGATGCCATGATCGAACACTTGGAAGAAAGAAACACTTCCTGCGGATTAAAGCCTTCATCGAGTGCTGATGCTTCCTTGCTGATTCGTGGTGTTCT
- the LOC106298023 gene encoding PHD finger protein 3-like: protein MEKHEFLELFEAATKAAKSASRGDAKNSPAVSRCVEAIKRLGGAPESLAYEMVIDRKYPQIGKSHGLFTEHKNTRIQSEGKILYSLWLRYLYATGRKHGSRPRDRTVVKKEKKLVEEEMISRTTGDSNRDKVREILHKSLSKVAGEMKGGVVSFDSWTVAASVESAMFEKLGSFEGTQKAKYRSILFNMGDSSNPDLRRKVLIGEISGERLVTMEKEEMASHKIQLQVQNIKEKARAREENRVKSMMIFQSDSMIMT, encoded by the coding sequence ATGGAGAAGCATGAGTTCTTAGAACTGTTTGAAGCTGCGACTAAAGCTGCAAAATCTGCTTCGAGAGGAGACGCTAAGAACTCTCCTGCGGTCTCTAGGTGCGTCGAAGCCATAAAGCGTTTGGGAGGAGCTCCGGAGTCGCTTGCTTACGAGATGGTCATCGATCGCAAATACCCTCAAATTGGAAAGAGCCACGGCCTTTTCACGGAGCACAAAAACACTAGAATCCAGTCCGAGGGAAAGATTCTTTACTCTCTTTGGCTCAGATATCTCTACGCTACGGGGAGGAAACATGGTTCACGACCTCGTGATCGGACGGTTGTGAAGAAGGAGAAGAAGCTTGTGGAGGAGGAGATGATTTCGAGGACGACGGGGGATTCAAACCGAGACAAAGTGCGTGAGATTCTTCACAAGTCCTTGTCTAAAGTGGCTGGTGAGATGAAGGGAGGAGTGGTTTCTTTCGATTCTTGGACTGTGGCTGCGTCCGTTGAATCTGCCATGTTTGAGAAACTAGGTTCTTTCGAAGGGACTCAAAAAGCAAAGTACAGATCCATTCTTTTCAACATGGGAGACAGCAGCAATCCAGACCTGAGAAGGAAAGTGCTAATCGGTGAGATCAGTGGAGAGAGGCTGGTGACGATGGAGAAAGAAGAGATGGCTAGCCACAAGATTCAGTTGCAAGTTCAAAACATCAAAGAGAAAGCCAGAGCTAGGGAAGAGAATCGAGTAAAGAGTATGATGATTTTTCAGTCAGACAGTATGATCATGACTTGA